Within Vicia villosa cultivar HV-30 ecotype Madison, WI linkage group LG1, Vvil1.0, whole genome shotgun sequence, the genomic segment ctctcgaagccgaactatcgagtacaaagatagatacagttccaatcaaggaaggaacaacagaattggagatacgtacgagtttcgaattccctgaagacacggctccagttgaagagatcataagagaagaaccaagtcagaggttagatgcaatatacgacgaagaacctttgggattcgagaaagacccaatggcgtcgaacataaagatgttggcccaagatcctcttgaagaagtaaatcttggagacaatgatcaaaagagaataacatacatcagcgcgaaactagagcctgagttgaaagcaacgatcatcaaaatgttgaaagacaacagagattgttttgcttgggattatgatgagatgcctggtctcggaagagacttagtcgaattgaaattaccaataaaagaagggaagaagccaataaagcaaactcccagaagattcgcgccagagattcactcgaagattaagacagaagtcgaaagactcttgcgttgcaaatttatccgaactacaaggtatgtcgagtggattgctaatatagtacctgtaattaaaaagaatggctcattaagagtatgcatagactttcgtgaccttaatgcagctactcctaaagatgagtatcctatgcctgtagcagaaatgctagtagactcagccgcaggttttgagtatttgagcatgttagatggatattcaggatacaatcaaatttttatagcagaagatgatgtatccaagacagcatttcgttgcccaggagcaataggcacttacgaatggattgtgatgccttttggtttgaaaaacgctggggcaacttatcaaagagcaatgaattctatatttcatgactttatagaaacattcatgcaagtgtatatagatgacatcgtggtaaaatctacctcgggtatgagtcatctcgatcatctaagccaatcattcgaaagaatgaggaaatatggcttgaagatgaatccccttaaatgtgctttctttgtgcaggcaggtgatttcttgggtttcgtagtccacaaaaaagggatagaaatcaaccaaaacaagacaaaagccattatggaaaccaagtctccatccacgaagaaagaattgcagtctttattgggtaagataaatttcttgagaagatttatctctaacttaagtggacgcacccaagctttctcgcccctattacggcttaagcaaggaaagttcgaatggagtgcagaacatcaagaagctttcgatcaaataaagcaatacttgacgtgtccaccaattctcattcccccgaatgggaagaagcacatgcgcctgtatatctcagcatcagataaaacaataggcagcatgttagcccaagaagatgagaacggcatcgaaagagccatttattacttaagtagagtactcaatgatgcagagactagatatactgatatagaaaaactctgcctttgtttgtatttctcttgtatcaaacttaagtattatataaagccagttgacgtctacgtttcatctcattgtgatgttattaaacacatgttatctaagccaatactacacagtcgaattggcaagtgggctttagcccttactgaatattcattaatatttcagcctctcaaggcaatgaaaggtcaaattgtgtcagatttcattgttgaccatgcggtggttgagaatcatcagcattatgtggatttgaaaccttggaagttatatttcgatggttcaacacatagagagggtactggtgttggaatattgataatttctcctgatggaattccaacaaagctcaagtataaaattgaaggtccattatgctccaataatgaagctgaatatgaagcattgattgctggacttgaggctttgttagaattgggggcaaccagagtcgaaattaaaggagactccgaattggtcatcaagcaattgacaaaagagtacaagtgtatcaaagagaatttgatcatgtattttgttattgcaaataggctactcaagaaatttgaatatgtggaattaaaacacgtatcaagagtgaataaccaggaagcaaacgacttggcacaattagcctcaggatataaagtatcaaaagaaaagttggaagaattgattgaagtaagaggaagagcaatgtttactaaactttcgccaagtgatctggagaactcacgattgggttatgccaacaaagaacaattcgaggtactgaatatagattcattaacagacacagattggaggagtccaattattaactatctgaaaaatccttcgacggatacagacagaaaaatcaagtatagagccttgtcatattatctgatgggaaatgaattgttcaagaaaactcctgaaggggtattgttaaaatgcttgggagaagcagaagcatacttggctctgtcgaacgtacatagtggggcatgtggtgcacatcaagcagggcacaaaatgaaatggcttttgtttcgatatgggatgtattggccttcgatgttaaaagattgcatagaatttgcaaaagggtgccaagaatgccaagaacacgcaggtatccaacacgccccagcaaacgaactaagtacgatagtaaaaccatggccttttaggggatgggcactagatttgattggagaaattcaccccaagtcctctaaaggtcaaagatacattttggtgggaatagactatttcacaaaatgggtcgaagcaataccgctggcaaatgtggatcaagaggctgtgattgagtttattcaaaaacatattatatataggtttggaatcccagaaagcataacaacggatcagggatcagtctttactggacgaaaaatgcaagactttgccagagaaataggtttcaagttatttacttctacaccttattatgctcaagcaaatggccaggttgaagcagcaaataaagtaataatcggccttattaagaaacatgtaggaaagaaacccaagaattggcataagactttagatcaggcactttgggcttgtcgaacatctccaaaagaagccacaaatacaactccttttcagttaacgtttggacatgacgcagtacttccaattgagatatgtttgcaatcagtaagaatacaaaggcaagcagacattcctcccaacgtatactgggaattaatgatgaacgagttagtagatttggacgaagacaggcttcgagcattggaaatgataaagaggcaaaaggaaagagtgtccagagcatataacaaaaaggtgaaaggtaaaacttttgttaataatgatctagtttggaaagttattctacctatagatcgaaagaatcaggcacttggtaaatggtccccacattgggaaggaccctttcgaatcttaaaagtattctcgaacaatgcctacgaaattgaagagttagcagaagatcgcaggatcttaagagtaaacgggaaatacttgaagagatataaacctagcatgcatgaagtaaagattgcaaagacgtagacactcaaagtactacgaaaagccaaaatggtcaggcatgtgtcaaaatatacttcacattgatcaaaatggctttagaatcagaaagaattatggaaagaaaaatcaaaacaccaaaatattcttttcattgcaagcatggaaatgcatttcattacaaaaagatccagaaataggatctgagattacaaaaagagaggaaggcatagacatataaaaagattaaacctagacTCGCTAGTTAATTCTGGCGTCTAGACTGTCCAGAGATAGCACAGGaacaggttcagcttcgaacatgtccctagccccagaatcacgcattcttctcactacgcctttcttgagaaaaatgtaactaaggagtctcccgtatggaagacaagttacactttctcgacggtccacgccgatagcaacagctttgacaagacctttgaagatcatcaaaggtatgttaatctttcttccccgaataccacagagaataaactccagatcttcaaccatgatgttattctcatcaatcacccgaggttgaaagttgcctacgagcatttggtgccaaatcctgatggtttgtgcgctgtagcgatcactatccatgagtgttctcaacatgatatgagtagtcatgctgagaacattatcatcaaaagttgctccggtgttattgcatcttatgagattggcaatagtggtgggggtaatgctaaggtgagcatgtcgaacggatgaatcaatggtggctctaccttcagggtccatgcgtaaagacgcattcatccaaaactctgccaccatattagggtagatggcaccctccaggacttcctcaaagtagaagttcagttcctgattagcaaagagattttcaatgttaatgaaatgacgaaggagttcatcctcatcaagtctgaactcacccttgatgagagctttgagatcgttaaaggagagaattccagccatttcagggaaaaatggtgtttgagaggaaagagttgtgttttctcttttttctgtgttttggtttggggaagaaatacttgaatgaagaaataaaagtgatatggaaccctttatatagaaggagaatactgaaggttggttttacatttttaatgagtgattagactgcggttcgtttttcaaagtaagaagttatggcctccgccgtttcccgcccttggaagttgaaaagtaatcattaaactgatgcacgcacgtctgaaaaccgacgttttggagaaagtgacgtcacttttaataatgattatggctagaagaagtggaaacgtcaagtctagaggcaagagtgctgcgaaggatgttcaggttctacatgttgtatttaataaaagcactgtaggaaatctaaagatatatttggcagaaaattgaaagatttgttaaaattagtgcaagcaaatattatagatagaaatgggagtcaggcgtacaaatattatatgtctcgattacaaaataaaaatccaacaaatgaaacaagattgaagacatctagctaaagtcctcagggagatcccttttgatcttcagatattgagtttcccatgaggacattcgaagttcaattagtgccctttgtttcttcaacttttcgatctctggcactaacttctgtgcagtctcgaaatgtttgattcctgactgcaccacttcgagcaaatcttgttggttagattcttggagggctgcttggctactttcagcttcctttatcttgccctcgagcatttttatttcttgtttccaggagctgattttcttctcatattcatcaatggctttttgattcgccgaatgtttaagcttgagggcttcaccttgttttgtggcttccacagcagaattccatgaagagtcatgagaggccactaTCTCAGATAATTCTTTCTCGacgttttgctttcgaagaatgtcagcttggagttgttcaaggagagagcctagcagaacaatcatctctgagacttctggggaaacttgaagcaaatctactttctttaaaagttgatttaagttgtagcttttaacagggtcccggttgagaacatctacaagattgaccccaaagaatctctcttttatctgtcgaagaagattaggagtatcttccttgtcactagaatctgcagtt encodes:
- the LOC131644750 gene encoding uncharacterized protein LOC131644750, producing MEEISQPEKPISQGTSTPDVKTIPETTSTPAPTKPTPSELEQLKQTDPLGFLRAIMNVNTSSLSEPDVSPAVTADSSDKEDTPNLLRQIKERFFGVNLVDVLNRDPVKSYNLNQLLKKVDLLQVSPEVSEMIVLLGSLLEQLQADILRKQNVEKELSEIVASHDSSWNSAVEATKQGEALKLKHSANQKAIDEYEKKISSWKQEIKMLEGKIKEAESSQAALQESNQQDLLEVVQSGIKHFETAQKLVPEIEKLKKQRALIELRMSSWETQYLKIKRDLPEDFS